In Oceanobacillus sp. FSL K6-2867, one DNA window encodes the following:
- a CDS encoding 2,3-dihydro-2,3-dihydroxybenzoate dehydrogenase translates to MKVSEIKGKIAVVTGAAGGMGQIISEKLAENGAVIAAIDTDSHVLKKCVKEWQDKGYQAADFSIDISNLDVVEEVVASIESDIGPIEILVNAAGMLRLGEVDVLDKEDWNASFAVNAAGVFHVSSSVSRRMIPRKSGAIITVSSNAAHMPRMTMAAYGASKAAATMFTKCMGLELARYNIRCNVISPGSTETSMLRRLWKDEQGAQKTIEGEPETYRIGIPLGKLGKPKDIAETVLFLVSDHASHITMHDMVIDGGATLGI, encoded by the coding sequence ATGAAAGTGAGTGAAATCAAAGGGAAAATCGCTGTCGTTACTGGGGCAGCAGGGGGTATGGGACAAATCATCTCCGAGAAGCTTGCTGAGAATGGTGCAGTAATTGCGGCAATCGATACAGATAGTCACGTACTGAAAAAGTGCGTAAAAGAATGGCAGGATAAAGGCTATCAGGCTGCAGATTTTTCAATAGATATCAGTAATTTAGATGTTGTTGAGGAAGTTGTCGCTTCAATTGAATCCGATATCGGCCCTATCGAGATTCTAGTAAATGCAGCTGGTATGCTGCGATTAGGAGAGGTCGATGTGTTAGATAAAGAAGATTGGAATGCAAGTTTTGCTGTTAATGCTGCCGGTGTGTTTCACGTATCGAGCTCCGTTTCCAGACGGATGATACCTCGTAAAAGTGGAGCCATTATTACGGTAAGCTCTAATGCAGCCCATATGCCAAGAATGACAATGGCTGCGTATGGGGCTTCTAAAGCGGCAGCAACGATGTTTACAAAATGTATGGGACTGGAGCTTGCACGATATAACATTCGCTGTAATGTTATTTCTCCCGGATCTACGGAAACAAGCATGTTGAGAAGGCTTTGGAAAGATGAGCAAGGTGCCCAAAAAACGATAGAAGGAGAACCTGAGACATACCGAATTGGGATTCCTCTGGGTAAGCTAGGCAAACCAAAAGATATTGCTGAAACGGTACTATTTTTAGTTTCCGATCATGCATCCCATATAACCATGCACGATATGGTTATCGATGGAGGAGCGACTTTAGGCATATAA
- a CDS encoding YtoQ family protein, translating to MELTVYLAGQIHTDWRDEVQQKAKEKNLPLKFVAPQTNHDRSDDIGEDILGEQPGKLYKDDAASSVNNFRTQVLMQKSDVVIALFGEQYKQWNTAMDASAAIAKNKPTIIIRPESLIHPLKELSNKANVTVETVDQALEVLAYIYE from the coding sequence ATGGAATTAACTGTATATTTAGCAGGACAAATTCATACAGACTGGCGTGATGAGGTACAGCAAAAAGCAAAAGAAAAAAATCTTCCATTAAAATTTGTTGCACCTCAAACTAACCATGATCGTTCGGACGATATTGGCGAGGATATTTTAGGAGAACAGCCTGGAAAATTGTATAAAGATGATGCAGCTTCCAGTGTAAATAACTTCCGCACTCAAGTATTAATGCAAAAATCAGATGTTGTGATTGCCTTATTTGGCGAGCAATATAAACAATGGAACACCGCAATGGACGCAAGCGCTGCAATTGCAAAGAATAAACCAACTATTATTATCCGTCCAGAATCCTTAATTCATCCATTGAAAGAACTGTCCAATAAAGCGAATGTTACTGTAGAAACGGTTGACCAAGCATTAGAGGTATTGGCATATATTTATGAATAG
- a CDS encoding DUF84 family protein yields MNIKIGSKNPTKINAVTEVFPDASVTALKASSGVSEQPFSDEETMMGAVNRATQCAESAEGVIGIGLEGGVMYVNEQLYLCNWGALVTPEGQIFTASGARIALPEEIEAGLRDGPELGDLMDRYAEKQAVRTKEGAIGIFTNDFVSRQEMFAHVVKLLRGQWEYWRDKK; encoded by the coding sequence ATGAATATTAAAATTGGTTCAAAAAATCCAACGAAAATTAATGCAGTGACCGAGGTTTTCCCTGATGCTTCGGTAACAGCCTTAAAGGCAAGCTCTGGTGTATCGGAACAGCCTTTTTCAGATGAAGAAACAATGATGGGAGCCGTAAATCGAGCAACCCAATGTGCAGAATCTGCAGAAGGAGTAATTGGAATTGGTCTAGAGGGTGGAGTCATGTATGTCAACGAGCAATTATATTTATGTAATTGGGGAGCGCTTGTAACGCCTGAGGGTCAAATATTTACAGCCAGTGGTGCACGGATTGCTTTACCGGAAGAGATTGAAGCTGGACTGCGTGATGGTCCAGAATTAGGTGATCTAATGGATCGCTATGCAGAAAAGCAAGCAGTGAGAACCAAAGAAGGTGCAATTGGAATCTTCACAAATGATTTTGTATCGCGACAGGAAATGTTCGCTCATGTTGTGAAGCTGCTACGTGGTCAGTGGGAATATTGGAGAGATAAAAAGTAA
- a CDS encoding M42 family metallopeptidase → MKQETLELFKNLTELQGAPGNEHLVRSFMKKELEKYADEIIQDNLGGVFGVKHGEGPRVMVAGHMDEVGFMVTQITDNGMLRFQPLGGWWNQVMLAQRVQVMTDNGPVIGVIGSIPPHLLTEAQRKKPMEIKNMLIDIGADDREDAEKIGVRPGDSIVPVTPFEPMANNKKILAKAWDNRYGCGLAIELMKELQHETLPNQLFSGATVQEEVGLRGAQVAANMIGPDIYYALDASPANDASGDKKAFGQLGKGALLRIFDRTMITHRGIREFVLDTAESNNIPYQYFISQGGTDAGRVHLSGDGVPSAVIGICSRYIHTSASIIHVDDYAAAKELLVKLVKTTDQNMLDEIRKA, encoded by the coding sequence ATGAAACAGGAAACACTTGAGCTATTTAAAAATCTCACAGAGCTGCAAGGTGCGCCGGGAAATGAGCATCTTGTCCGTTCGTTTATGAAAAAAGAATTAGAAAAATATGCAGATGAAATTATCCAGGATAATCTAGGTGGTGTTTTTGGGGTAAAGCATGGGGAAGGGCCACGCGTTATGGTTGCAGGGCATATGGATGAGGTTGGTTTTATGGTGACGCAAATTACAGACAATGGCATGCTTCGTTTTCAGCCGCTTGGAGGCTGGTGGAATCAAGTAATGCTTGCACAGCGTGTCCAAGTAATGACCGATAATGGTCCTGTAATTGGTGTGATCGGTTCAATCCCGCCACATCTTTTAACGGAAGCACAACGTAAAAAGCCGATGGAAATTAAAAATATGCTCATTGATATCGGTGCAGATGACCGAGAGGATGCAGAGAAGATTGGCGTACGTCCAGGGGATTCCATCGTACCAGTCACACCATTTGAACCGATGGCAAACAATAAAAAGATTCTTGCTAAAGCTTGGGACAATCGTTACGGATGTGGGCTTGCCATTGAATTAATGAAGGAATTACAACATGAAACATTGCCAAACCAATTGTTTTCAGGTGCAACTGTACAAGAAGAGGTTGGGTTACGCGGAGCGCAGGTAGCAGCGAATATGATTGGACCAGATATTTATTATGCTCTCGATGCTTCCCCAGCAAATGATGCTTCAGGTGACAAAAAAGCATTTGGCCAATTAGGCAAAGGCGCATTGCTTCGTATTTTTGACCGGACGATGATTACACATCGAGGCATTCGTGAATTTGTGCTTGATACGGCAGAATCGAATAACATCCCGTACCAATATTTCATTTCGCAAGGTGGAACTGATGCCGGACGTGTACATCTGTCTGGGGATGGGGTACCCTCGGCGGTTATTGGGATTTGTTCTCGCTACATTCATACTTCTGCATCCATCATTCATGTAGATGATTATGCAGCAGCGAAGGAATTGTTAGTGAAGCTAGTTAAAACGACAGATCAAAATATGCTTGATGAAATAAGAAAGGCGTAA
- a CDS encoding PepSY domain-containing protein: protein MSRKKAILAAAIGFAVGYLAREQINQYQKITPEKALNHAKEMFKRKGPISGSWIYMKPEEVERNGLLYNAYRGGITRTIDDENIQYEFYVDVETGGVIDTKQTM, encoded by the coding sequence TTGAGCAGAAAAAAAGCAATCCTTGCCGCAGCAATCGGTTTTGCAGTTGGATATCTGGCAAGAGAACAAATTAATCAGTATCAAAAAATTACTCCAGAAAAAGCCTTAAATCATGCAAAGGAAATGTTTAAACGAAAAGGTCCGATTAGTGGATCATGGATTTATATGAAGCCGGAGGAAGTTGAGCGAAACGGCTTACTTTACAATGCTTATCGTGGCGGAATCACACGTACAATCGATGATGAAAATATACAGTATGAATTCTATGTTGATGTAGAAACTGGTGGAGTTATAGACACGAAACAAACTATGTAA
- a CDS encoding BA3454 family stress response protein, with protein MIQVNLTVDYDGKLYNTNVITTSDTTDEEILEIAISQIEQQWKE; from the coding sequence ATGATTCAAGTTAATCTAACCGTTGACTATGACGGGAAGCTCTACAACACGAATGTTATTACGACAAGTGATACGACTGATGAAGAAATTTTGGAAATCGCAATTTCACAAATTGAACAGCAATGGAAAGAATAA
- a CDS encoding sodium:solute symporter family protein, translated as MTTSLVWWTISIYVLLALVIAILSRTGKQHNMESYFLGDRKMGGFVSALSYSATTYSAFMLVGLAGLTYNGGVGALGFELIYLMGVSLVAFFGPRFWVVGKKYGYVTPAEMLGDRYDNKYVAIVVAVTNCLFLIPYSAVQLSGVGYLLQGVTNNAFPYTTGVLIATLLALLFTYIAGIRSVAWTDSLQALFMIIGSTVVVLILINGLGGFSTFFEKIEAVQPELLTVPGNGFFSFLTFLGLTIPWFFFSLSNPQVSQRLFMPSSLKSLKNMLMGFLVFGFIYTIVAIIWGYSAAIMFPNLENADLATPLVLSSDLVPPILGVIVMVGIMAAAISTIDSILLTLSSLFAKDVYGNIKQNASDKLQLRVGKIVIPIIAVLAYLFAEMELNLIAVLSVASSAGLIVAVPAIIGTFFWKKGSAAGVLSSVIIAGIIVILLEFFQLKPFGLASGLWGIGISTIVFVGVSFLTKAPEAKATEFLSYIRQALKKEN; from the coding sequence ATGACAACTTCTCTTGTTTGGTGGACTATTTCAATTTATGTTTTACTTGCACTCGTAATTGCAATCTTATCAAGAACAGGCAAACAGCATAACATGGAGAGCTATTTCCTTGGCGACCGAAAGATGGGCGGATTCGTATCAGCACTTAGCTACAGTGCTACCACATACAGTGCATTTATGCTCGTTGGATTAGCCGGACTAACCTATAATGGCGGTGTCGGAGCGCTCGGTTTTGAATTAATTTACTTGATGGGCGTCTCATTAGTCGCCTTCTTTGGTCCAAGGTTTTGGGTTGTTGGGAAAAAATATGGCTATGTGACACCAGCAGAGATGCTTGGTGATCGTTATGACAATAAATACGTTGCAATCGTTGTTGCGGTTACAAACTGTTTGTTTCTTATACCATACAGCGCTGTACAGCTTTCTGGCGTAGGTTACTTGCTGCAGGGTGTTACAAATAACGCGTTCCCTTATACAACTGGTGTTCTAATAGCGACGCTCCTGGCACTTCTTTTCACTTATATTGCCGGAATACGTTCTGTAGCATGGACGGATTCACTACAAGCATTGTTTATGATTATAGGCTCTACAGTTGTTGTCCTAATCCTCATTAATGGATTGGGTGGGTTTAGCACATTTTTCGAAAAAATTGAAGCAGTTCAGCCTGAACTGTTAACGGTCCCAGGTAATGGATTCTTTAGTTTTCTTACATTTTTAGGTCTAACAATACCTTGGTTTTTCTTTAGTCTTTCAAATCCGCAGGTGAGCCAGCGACTGTTTATGCCATCCTCTTTAAAAAGCTTAAAAAACATGCTGATGGGCTTTCTTGTATTTGGTTTTATTTATACGATTGTTGCAATTATCTGGGGATATTCTGCAGCTATTATGTTTCCTAATTTAGAAAACGCAGATCTTGCAACACCTTTAGTGCTTTCATCGGACTTAGTACCGCCTATCCTTGGAGTTATCGTAATGGTCGGAATTATGGCAGCGGCTATTTCAACTATTGATTCAATCTTATTAACGTTATCTTCCCTTTTTGCTAAGGATGTATATGGAAATATTAAACAGAATGCGAGTGACAAATTACAGCTTCGAGTTGGAAAAATTGTTATTCCTATTATCGCTGTACTTGCATATTTGTTCGCGGAAATGGAACTGAATTTGATAGCAGTTCTATCTGTAGCTTCTTCTGCTGGATTAATCGTAGCTGTACCAGCAATCATTGGAACCTTCTTTTGGAAAAAAGGAAGTGCTGCGGGTGTCTTATCCAGTGTAATAATTGCAGGGATTATCGTTATTCTGCTCGAATTTTTCCAATTGAAACCATTTGGACTTGCTTCCGGACTTTGGGGGATTGGAATTTCCACAATTGTTTTTGTTGGGGTTAGTTTTCTTACAAAAGCACCTGAAGCAAAAGCAACTGAATTTCTTTCCTATATTCGCCAGGCATTAAAAAAAGAAAATTAA
- a CDS encoding YndM family protein, translated as MKYIGPLIIKFILTTVIVSIVLGLFFNVSFAGVVTTSVLLTGLAFLGDVLVLPLIEKSTALIGDFFLAWVVVLFIGNMLFNAAVPIGSASFTTAAAVIAGEVFFHRYMRREVLRNVKNSQNKVVYLPKRYFQTEFSSELDKPDDPTNHDKK; from the coding sequence ATGAAATATATCGGACCGTTAATCATTAAGTTTATTTTAACAACTGTCATTGTAAGCATTGTGCTCGGACTCTTTTTTAATGTGTCTTTTGCAGGAGTTGTCACGACAAGCGTGCTTCTTACTGGCCTTGCTTTTCTTGGTGATGTGCTGGTTTTACCTCTGATTGAAAAAAGCACGGCATTAATAGGTGATTTTTTTCTTGCATGGGTAGTTGTGCTTTTTATTGGAAATATGCTCTTTAACGCAGCTGTTCCAATTGGATCAGCATCATTTACTACGGCTGCAGCTGTCATTGCTGGAGAAGTATTTTTTCACCGATATATGAGAAGAGAAGTGCTAAGAAATGTTAAAAACTCCCAGAATAAGGTAGTTTACCTGCCAAAGCGCTATTTTCAAACGGAGTTCAGTTCCGAATTGGACAAACCAGACGACCCAACAAATCATGATAAAAAATAA
- a CDS encoding methyl-accepting chemotaxis protein gives MRKILRMDSLKKKLLTIFLLLTIVPVWITITAIWITTNSGFNNLIEDQQQTMEHIIQSEFDNVAEELQNITEIYSQDLAFVQAYNQRDRETLLNLVNGIYSRLFSEHGIDKIEYGDTDGIVFLRGHDTTQYGDDKSNMEAIQYALDGQSISGFEFGRSGLSVRAFAPIYYEQEVIGTLQMGVDDHFLEALQEKLKGVTINLYNTEGTIVVSSEEENIEKTMNDASILANVMNGEKVSHHDEETLDTYLPMLSPIGNEIIGVIGIGQDISAIGATNSQLFWISVIMVIGFIIIALFVSIRFSKTIANPIRTISELMLELSKGNLRIAIKDNQQKDEVGQLTRAMQIMRNNLHDTLSKVAEASESVSAKSEEMTQSSIEVRTGSEQIAMTMQEMAGGTEKQANSASEIAGAMASFASSIQETNQQGEQIRAVSLDIINMTEEGKQLMASSDSQMMKIDAIVQEATTKMAILDKASQEITKLVEVVQDIANQTNLLALNAAIEAARAGESGKGFAVVADEVRKLAVQVSESVSDITGFAANIQSESSNVAKALTMGYKEVEAGTAQIKSTGETFHKISAFVTDMAGNIQATAESLSLIVASSQEMNASIEEIASVSEEAAAGVEEAAATSEQSSSSMDEIAAGSSQLAKLAEELNELVQKFKL, from the coding sequence ATGAGAAAGATATTAAGAATGGACAGTTTAAAAAAGAAGCTATTAACCATATTTCTGTTATTAACGATTGTACCGGTATGGATTACCATAACGGCTATCTGGATAACAACGAACAGTGGGTTTAATAACTTGATAGAAGACCAGCAGCAGACGATGGAGCATATTATTCAATCGGAATTTGATAACGTTGCAGAAGAGCTACAAAATATAACAGAAATTTATTCACAAGACTTGGCATTCGTGCAAGCTTATAATCAGCGGGATCGTGAGACGTTACTAAATCTTGTGAATGGAATCTATTCACGACTATTTTCAGAGCATGGAATTGACAAAATTGAGTATGGTGATACAGATGGAATTGTTTTTCTCCGTGGCCATGATACAACCCAGTATGGGGACGACAAAAGTAATATGGAAGCAATTCAATATGCATTAGATGGTCAGTCGATATCTGGATTTGAATTCGGAAGATCCGGTCTTTCTGTAAGAGCCTTTGCACCAATTTATTACGAACAAGAGGTTATTGGAACGCTGCAGATGGGTGTAGATGATCATTTTTTAGAAGCATTACAAGAAAAATTGAAGGGCGTTACCATCAATTTGTACAATACGGAAGGTACAATTGTGGTATCCTCTGAAGAAGAAAATATTGAAAAAACGATGAACGATGCTTCTATTTTAGCTAATGTCATGAATGGCGAAAAGGTTTCACACCATGATGAGGAGACTTTGGATACCTATTTACCAATGCTAAGTCCAATAGGAAATGAAATAATTGGTGTCATTGGCATCGGACAAGACATATCTGCAATTGGTGCAACAAACAGTCAGCTTTTCTGGATTAGTGTAATTATGGTTATCGGCTTTATTATTATCGCTTTATTTGTATCAATACGCTTCAGCAAAACGATTGCGAATCCGATACGCACGATATCAGAGCTTATGCTAGAGCTATCGAAGGGGAATTTACGAATAGCGATTAAAGATAATCAGCAAAAAGATGAAGTTGGACAATTAACTCGTGCAATGCAAATCATGCGTAACAATTTGCATGATACTTTATCCAAGGTGGCAGAAGCATCTGAAAGTGTTTCAGCTAAAAGTGAAGAAATGACACAATCATCAATTGAGGTAAGAACTGGATCAGAGCAAATTGCAATGACGATGCAGGAGATGGCTGGAGGCACTGAAAAACAGGCAAATAGCGCAAGTGAAATTGCAGGTGCAATGGCCAGCTTTGCTTCCAGTATTCAAGAAACGAATCAACAAGGAGAACAAATTCGAGCTGTTTCCCTCGATATAATAAATATGACAGAGGAAGGCAAACAATTGATGGCATCTTCCGACTCTCAAATGATGAAAATTGATGCAATCGTGCAAGAAGCCACGACAAAAATGGCAATATTAGATAAGGCATCACAAGAAATCACTAAGCTTGTTGAAGTGGTTCAGGATATTGCCAATCAGACAAATTTACTTGCACTCAATGCTGCAATTGAAGCAGCAAGAGCAGGAGAGTCAGGAAAAGGGTTTGCGGTTGTAGCTGATGAAGTAAGAAAGCTGGCGGTACAAGTGTCAGAATCCGTATCCGATATAACAGGGTTTGCAGCAAACATTCAAAGCGAATCAAGCAATGTTGCAAAAGCGTTAACAATGGGATATAAAGAGGTTGAAGCTGGAACGGCACAAATTAAATCAACAGGGGAGACCTTCCATAAAATTAGTGCTTTTGTAACAGATATGGCTGGAAATATTCAGGCAACAGCAGAAAGCTTATCTTTAATAGTGGCAAGCAGTCAGGAAATGAATGCTTCAATCGAAGAAATTGCGTCCGTTTCAGAAGAAGCAGCTGCAGGAGTTGAAGAAGCTGCAGCAACCTCGGAGCAGTCAAGCAGCTCGATGGATGAAATTGCAGCAGGTTCATCACAGCTTGCTAAGCTAGCTGAGGAATTAAATGAACTTGTACAGAAATTTAAATTATAG
- a CDS encoding aromatic acid exporter family protein: MEFNIGPRMVKTGLAVALTLLITGLTGLELELVAAIAAVLAMQPSIMRSFKYIKEVVISNSVGVTFALAGLLLLGNHPISVAAVVIISIAINIRLGLNKTVSLTVLSIVTILLVSDNGINFIYIAERLSLVAIGVLSAFIVNVLVYPPDHQKILFSMIKNASEKTNFLLRVIPNQTMSVPQMKDEDKELEKMIQRTRDYYEIISDERNSLFIRQRPDFLRTIILYKHMIKVLRKKHTLIQHLENNFKNIENISSGKFHLIKKLVIEINTYSENVLLMYEDKIILDKDLQKETKVAMQVTINNIIDALQGSDFEKWTYVFPIANSIIELFYELDKLERLVRINEHRRNKD; the protein is encoded by the coding sequence ATGGAATTTAATATTGGGCCCCGTATGGTAAAAACCGGTCTTGCGGTGGCTTTGACATTATTGATTACCGGTTTGACTGGATTAGAATTGGAACTTGTAGCTGCAATTGCAGCAGTATTGGCGATGCAGCCGTCCATTATGCGTTCGTTTAAATATATTAAAGAAGTAGTTATTTCAAACAGCGTTGGAGTGACGTTTGCTTTAGCTGGATTGTTGCTGCTTGGTAATCATCCGATATCTGTTGCAGCAGTAGTCATCATTTCGATTGCGATTAACATACGGCTTGGTTTGAATAAAACGGTTAGTTTAACAGTGCTTAGCATTGTAACGATTTTGCTGGTCAGTGATAATGGGATTAATTTCATTTATATTGCTGAACGTTTATCACTTGTTGCAATTGGTGTATTATCCGCATTTATCGTTAATGTGCTTGTATATCCGCCGGACCACCAGAAAATCTTATTTTCAATGATAAAAAATGCAAGTGAGAAAACGAATTTCCTTCTTCGTGTTATCCCGAATCAAACTATGAGCGTTCCGCAAATGAAGGATGAAGATAAAGAATTGGAAAAGATGATTCAGCGTACAAGGGATTATTATGAAATTATTTCAGATGAAAGAAATAGCTTATTTATAAGGCAGCGTCCAGACTTTTTAAGGACAATTATCTTGTATAAGCATATGATTAAAGTTTTACGGAAAAAGCATACATTGATCCAGCACTTAGAGAATAATTTTAAAAACATCGAAAATATCTCAAGTGGGAAATTTCATTTGATTAAAAAACTGGTTATTGAAATTAACACTTATAGCGAAAATGTTTTATTAATGTATGAAGATAAAATTATTTTGGATAAAGATCTGCAGAAAGAAACGAAAGTAGCAATGCAGGTTACGATTAATAATATCATTGATGCTCTCCAAGGATCCGACTTCGAAAAATGGACATATGTTTTTCCGATTGCAAATAGTATTATTGAATTATTTTACGAGCTTGATAAATTAGAGCGACTCGTTAGAATTAATGAGCATAGGAGAAATAAGGATTAA
- a CDS encoding NAD-dependent succinate-semialdehyde dehydrogenase: MSETKAMIDVINPANGEKIESIPRARKDEAIAAVDRAYQAFQEWSEKTADERSELLMKWHHLIQEELDDIAKTMTLEQGKPLEEAKGEVTYANNFISWYAEEGKRVYGETIPASARNKRIMVHKQPVGVIAAITPWNFPAAMITRKVAPALAAGCTAVVKPASATPLTAIKLGELASKAGIPEGVLEILPGDSGEISDAWMEDSRVRKVSFTGSTEVGKVLMRKSADTVKKISLELGGHAPLIVMDDADLDKATEGAVRSKFRNAGQTCVCSNRIYVHKDVVDTFTDKFKQKVSELKVGNGLEKGVDIGPLIDKNAYEKVNEHLKDALDQGAELIHGGESYQESDGYFVEPTVLKGVTEEMLCMNEETFGPLAPISTFTTEREVIELANNTPYGLAAYLFTESISKAVRIGEKLEYGIVGINDGMPSTVQAPFGGFKESGLGREGGHHGIEEYLEVKYFSIGI; encoded by the coding sequence ATGTCAGAAACAAAGGCAATGATAGATGTTATTAATCCTGCGAACGGCGAAAAGATTGAATCCATACCACGTGCTAGAAAGGATGAAGCAATTGCTGCAGTAGACCGTGCTTATCAAGCATTCCAAGAATGGTCAGAGAAAACGGCGGATGAGCGCAGTGAGCTATTAATGAAATGGCATCATCTGATTCAGGAAGAACTGGATGATATTGCGAAAACCATGACACTGGAGCAAGGTAAACCGCTTGAAGAAGCAAAAGGTGAAGTTACGTATGCCAATAATTTTATTTCCTGGTATGCAGAAGAAGGAAAGCGTGTTTATGGAGAGACAATTCCAGCTTCAGCACGTAATAAACGGATTATGGTACATAAGCAGCCTGTAGGAGTAATAGCTGCTATTACGCCATGGAATTTCCCCGCCGCAATGATTACCAGAAAAGTAGCACCCGCTTTAGCTGCAGGCTGTACAGCTGTTGTGAAGCCTGCAAGTGCGACCCCATTAACAGCAATAAAACTTGGGGAGCTAGCGTCAAAAGCTGGCATACCAGAGGGCGTTCTGGAAATTCTTCCTGGGGATTCGGGGGAAATCAGTGATGCTTGGATGGAGGACTCGCGTGTACGCAAGGTTTCGTTTACTGGATCTACCGAGGTTGGAAAGGTTCTGATGCGTAAATCAGCTGACACCGTCAAGAAGATATCCCTTGAATTAGGAGGCCATGCACCGCTGATTGTGATGGATGATGCAGATCTCGATAAAGCAACGGAAGGGGCAGTACGGTCGAAATTCCGAAATGCAGGCCAAACCTGTGTATGCAGCAATCGGATTTATGTGCATAAGGATGTTGTGGATACATTTACGGATAAATTTAAACAAAAAGTAAGTGAATTAAAGGTTGGTAATGGGCTGGAAAAAGGCGTAGATATTGGCCCGTTAATTGATAAAAATGCATATGAAAAAGTTAATGAACACTTAAAAGATGCGCTTGATCAAGGTGCTGAACTTATTCATGGTGGAGAATCCTATCAAGAATCGGATGGATACTTTGTTGAACCAACTGTACTTAAAGGGGTAACCGAAGAGATGCTGTGCATGAATGAGGAAACATTCGGTCCGTTAGCCCCGATTTCCACGTTTACGACGGAAAGAGAAGTAATTGAGCTGGCCAACAACACACCATACGGTCTTGCCGCCTACCTGTTCACGGAAAGTATATCGAAAGCAGTTCGTATAGGAGAAAAGCTCGAATATGGAATAGTTGGAATTAACGATGGCATGCCTTCTACTGTGCAAGCTCCGTTTGGCGGATTTAAAGAAAGTGGACTTGGCCGTGAAGGTGGTCATCACGGCATAGAAGAATATTTAGAAGTAAAGTATTTCTCGATTGGTATTTAA